The sequence below is a genomic window from Polaribacter vadi.
ATGGAGAAATTCAAGCAGATTTTGCTTTAAATTCAGAAATGTTGGCGAAAGAATTTCCTTTCTCTAAATTGAATGGTAAAAAAGTAAATGTGCTAATTTTCCCAAATTTAGAATCTGCGAATATTACCTATAAACTTTTAAAAGAATTAGAAGGTGCAGAATCTATTGGTCCTGTAATTTTAGGATTAAGTAAAGCTGTTCACGTTTTACAATTAGGAGCTAGTGTAGATGAAATGGTAAATATGGCAGCTTTAGCAGCTGTAGATGCACAACAAAAAGAAAATATGGTTTAGTATTTTAAACAATATATTTAATATTTAAAAAGGCTTGCAGACCAATTGGTTTGCAAGCCTTTTTTGTATTTGTATTTTGTGTGAATTTGATTTTTTTTAAATACTTTTATAAATGAATTATCTTTACAAGATAACAGTAGTATAAAAAACATCCTATCCTGTTTAATTTATGGGGGTATATTTAATAGGTGTATTATACAAGGAGTTATAGCACTTTAAACCAAAATCGCTTAATAAAGGAAAAATGAATATTGATTTAAAATTTTTAGAACCATATTTAATATATATTGTTTTTGGTTTCATCAGTCTATTGATTTTATACATAAGAAGTTTTGTTCAAGAAAGCGCGAAAATATCAGCGCTAAAAAAAAGGAACAAAGAACTTGTAGAAGAAACGGAATCTATAAAAAAAGAACATCAACTCGATATCTCAAAAAGAAAATATCAATATGAAAGTAAAAAAGACCAATATTTAAAATTTTATAGATTAATTGACTCTTTTACTTCCGAAGCTAATATCTCAATGCAGGAAAAATTAATCCCAATCTTAGATACTTTCTATTCAAATTTTCTTAATGCATCAACTTCGAATATCGTTGGAGCCGAAAATAAAGCTATTACTGAAATGTCTAGTCAAATGCAGAAAATATCATTTGATTCAGTGGCTGAATTATCTAAATTGAGACAAGAAACAAATACTATAAAAGTAATTGCAAGTAAAGAAATATTACAAAAATTACGATTATTAGAATTATCTTATGAAAAGATAACTGACAAATCTAATGAAATGATGAGTGCTTTACCTGAATTAATTATTGAAAATAATCAAGACAAAATTAACGAATATCAAAAAGAAATTGAATTCTCAGTAAAAGTAAGCAATTCTATCAATGACGATATAATTGAATTAATGAGAAAGGAATTAAACGAAATATAAATAACAACGCACAACATCTACATTTAACAAATAGCAATTCAAAAAAGACTATAAAATCTCTCCTAATAAAATCTTTTTCACCTTTTTAAAAGTTAATCCAAACCTAAATTAAAAATCGAGATTTAGTCTAAACATCAAAAATAAAATAATCACGAATGAATTGGATACTATTAATAATTGCAGGCCTATTTGAAGTGGCTTTTGCTGCTTGTCTTGGAAAAGCAAAAGAAGCAACAGGAATTCAAACAACTTATTGGTACATAGCATTTTTAATTTGTTTAGGAATTAGTATGGCTCTTCTTGTAAAAGTAACGCAAGAACTACCAATAGGAACTGCCTATGCAGTTTGGACAGGAATTGGTGCTGTAGGAACTGTTTTAATGGGGATTTTTGTTTTTAAAGAGCCAGCAACATTTTGGCGTCTCTTTTTTATTATGACATTAATTATTTCAATTATAGGATTAAAAGTGGTTTCAAATTAAGTTGTTTTTTATAAAGTAAAAGCTTTGGAAAACAAATTATCCTAGACTTATTTTAGGAACTAAAAATAAAACCCATTTCTAAAAATTTTCAACTATTCTACAAGTACTTTCTCATTTTTAAAAAGATCTTTTAACTTTTTATTAGTATTTCTAAAAAGGGAATGCAACAAACCTAAAATAAATTATTACTTTAGTCGCCAAGAAAAAAGATGAATGATTACACAAGTTAGAGGAAGGTTGGTAGAAAAAAGTCCAACAGAAGTAGTTGTAGATTGCAATGGTGTTGGGTATTTGCTACATATTTCACTAAATACTTTTTCTAGTTTGCCTGCAGATGAAAATGTAGTTTTATACACACATTTATCCATAAGAGAAGATGCACACACACTATTTGGTTTTATCAGCAAAACTGAAAGAGAGGTTTTTAAACTTTTAATTTCGGTATCTGGAGTTGGGCCAAGCATTGCAAGAACCATGTGTTCTTCTATGACAAGTGAGGAAATTCAAAATGCAATTGCATCAGAAAATGTAGCTGTAATTCAGTCTGTAAAAGGAATTGGCGCAAAAACTGCACAAAGAGTTATTGTAGATTTAAAAGATAAAATCTTAAAAACCTTTGATATTGATGCAATTTCTTTCGCAAAAAACAATACTAATAAAGATGAAGCGTTATCTGCTTTAGACGTTTTAGGGTTTAATAGAAAACAATCTGAAAAGACTGTAAATGCTGTTTTAAAAGAAAATCCTGAAGCTAGCGTAGAAAAAATCATAAAACTAGCTCTAAAAAACTTATAATCAATTGATTAGATTTTTAAAAAATATACTTTTAGTGGTGCTATTTACTGTTTTAGTAAATTTTTCTTCAAACGCACAAACAAAACAAAGTAAAGATTCTACAGTTGTAAAAAAAGATACTTTAAATTTAAGGTACGATTTTAACAACACACAAAAAGGTGGCCTTTTTTTAGACGATTTAGCTAAAAAAGAAGTAATTTTTGACAAAGCACTAAATAGATATGTTATTATAGAAAAAATCGGCGATTATTATACTAAAACACCCGTATTTTTAACAAGAGAAGAATATGCACAATATCGATTAAAACGAGATATGTTGCAGTATTTTAAAGACAAAGTAAGCGCAACAAATAGTAAAAAGAAAGATGCTGCAGCTGCTCAAAAAGATTTATTACCTGATTATTATGTAAACTCAAAATTCTTCGAATCTATTTTTGGAGGTAATAAAATTGAATTTACACCTACTGGAAATTTAAGCGTAAAACTTGGTTTTATTTATCAAAATACAGAAAACCCACAAATATCCGAAGAAAATAGAAGCAGTTTGGTTTTTGATTTCGATCAACAAATAAATGCTAGTATTCGTGCAAAAATTGGAGAACGCTTAGAGTTTACAGCAAATTACGACACACAATCTACGTTCGATTTTCAGAATTTAGTAAAATTAGACTACACACCAACAGAAGATGATATTCTGCAAGGAATTGAAGCTGGTAATGTATCTATGCCCATTAAAAACTCCTTAATAAATGGAGCACAAAGTTTATTTGGTGTAAAAACACAATTAAAATTTGGAAATACCAATGTTACTGCTGTTTTTTCTCAACAAAATTCAGAAAGCAAAACTGTGGTTGCAGAAGCTGGTGCTTCTATAGAAGAGTTTGAGTTAAGAACTACAGATTATGATAATGACAGGCACTTTTTCTTATCGCAATTTTTTATTGATAATTACGCAAACTCGTTAAAACAATATCCGCTAATAAACAGTCAAATTAGCATTACACGTATTGAAATTTGGATAACCAATAGAAATGCAGCAACAGAAGATTTTAGAAGTATTGTAGCTTTTGCCGATCTTGGTGAATCGAATGCAGATGCAAATCCAGCTTATAATAATTTGGTAGATGATTCTGGTTTGGTTCGAGATCCTTCAAATCAAATAAGTATAAATGCAAATGGACAGCAATTAAATTTACCTCAAAACAATGCTAACAATATTTATGAACAA
It includes:
- a CDS encoding DMT family transporter → MNWILLIIAGLFEVAFAACLGKAKEATGIQTTYWYIAFLICLGISMALLVKVTQELPIGTAYAVWTGIGAVGTVLMGIFVFKEPATFWRLFFIMTLIISIIGLKVVSN
- the ruvA gene encoding Holliday junction branch migration protein RuvA codes for the protein MITQVRGRLVEKSPTEVVVDCNGVGYLLHISLNTFSSLPADENVVLYTHLSIREDAHTLFGFISKTEREVFKLLISVSGVGPSIARTMCSSMTSEEIQNAIASENVAVIQSVKGIGAKTAQRVIVDLKDKILKTFDIDAISFAKNNTNKDEALSALDVLGFNRKQSEKTVNAVLKENPEASVEKIIKLALKNL